In Edaphobacter paludis, a single window of DNA contains:
- the proC gene encoding pyrroline-5-carboxylate reductase — protein sequence MSDETYEVMTPAPVMPGLRVAILGTGKMGGILLQAFLKNNLVSPEQIFATVHHPERAQALSAQFGVEVTTDNLAAAQQADVILLGVKPIQVPGVIEQIKSALSPDKLVLSFAASVTTRSIEDSAGHDLGVIRAMPNTPAMLAAGITALCAGRFVSTGQMAIAQRIFQTVGRTVVVDEKHMDAVTGLSGSGPAFLYIIIEALAEAGVNVGLPRDIATLLAAQTTLGSARMVLETGYHPALLKDAVTTPAGCTVDGILELEEGGLRVTLIKAVKRATQRAKELANG from the coding sequence ATGAGCGACGAAACGTACGAGGTTATGACACCTGCTCCGGTGATGCCCGGACTGCGGGTAGCGATTCTGGGCACGGGTAAGATGGGCGGCATTCTGTTGCAGGCCTTTCTGAAGAACAATCTCGTGTCTCCAGAGCAGATCTTTGCCACCGTGCATCATCCGGAACGAGCGCAGGCGCTGTCCGCGCAGTTTGGGGTGGAGGTCACCACGGATAATCTGGCCGCGGCGCAGCAGGCGGACGTGATTCTCCTGGGCGTGAAGCCGATTCAGGTACCGGGTGTCATTGAGCAGATCAAATCGGCGCTCTCTCCGGATAAGCTTGTCCTTTCGTTTGCAGCTTCGGTAACAACGCGGAGCATCGAGGATAGCGCCGGGCATGATCTCGGAGTGATTCGCGCGATGCCGAACACGCCTGCTATGTTGGCTGCGGGAATTACGGCCCTTTGCGCTGGCAGATTTGTTTCAACAGGACAGATGGCGATCGCCCAGCGCATCTTTCAGACCGTTGGGCGGACGGTGGTCGTCGATGAAAAGCATATGGACGCGGTTACCGGCCTCTCAGGTTCGGGACCAGCCTTTTTGTACATCATCATCGAGGCGCTGGCCGAGGCAGGCGTGAATGTTGGATTGCCTCGCGATATCGCCACTCTGCTGGCGGCACAGACTACGCTCGGCTCGGCGAGAATGGTGCTGGAGACGGGATATCATCCAGCACTACTCAAGGATGCAGTAACTACTCCTGCGGGATGCACGGTCGACGGGATTCTCGAACTGGAAGAAGGCGGCTTGCGAGTGACTTTAATCAAGGCCGTCAAGCGGGCCACGCAGCGGGCGAAGGAACTGGCTAACGGCTGA